aattaaatcaACCCTATTGTGgaatattccttaaaaaaagtgatgaaaatgattcggATGTAATAACAAAACTTGATGAAGTATATTCGGTAGGAACCTTCGCACAAATACATGAAATGCAAGATCTGGGTGATCGTTTACGTTTGGTTGTAATGGCTCATCGTCGTATCAAAATCACTGGATTAATCAAAGATATGGAAATAGAAGTTGTGCCTGGTAAGAGTTCAATGATACTTATAAAAGTAATCTTCCtcttaatttagttttttcttaGATTTTTGGTTGATAGCCctatttttattgtaagtaaACTGTTTCcaaactgtttaatttttttgtcgtgttaaaaacattttttctgtccaattaaaatcgatccacATTATAAGCTCCGATAACATTGCATAGAAATAAACGCATTATATATTTACCCTTTCTGTTCTGTTTACGtgtcattttcgaatttttttcctaaaatatttttcttgacaAAGGGTCAGGAGAGAGTAAAAATACTACACGCTATAGGAACTTTTTAGAGCTAAAGCAAGTAGAAAATCTTCTTGACGCTCaaataacactttaaagaataaaagttaaataagaTCATCTCTgaaaacgaaatatattatatttttttaaatttgagtacTGGTAAATTCCAATATAGAATGctgaaatattcaatataaaatttttgaaattccaaaaactaagaataaattaaattaaaatgtaactttcataaaatgttatattatgCTGCAGAAATGAAACTTACATTTCCACTATTAAATTCTCCATCTTCATCTATGAACGTCTTTATAGACGATAGTGATCCGGAAAAACGAAGACGTAAAAGACTTAGTTCACGCCCGAAAGCCGCCGCTGTAAAACCAGAAATTGAATCAGTtaaaaaatcagataaatcGGAAAAGTCATTGTCACCACCACAAACACAAACAGAAACAACAGGGCAAACAGAACCAAAGAAAGACGCAACTAATACAATTCAACCTGTTTTAATGgttgaagttgaaaatttagtaCACAAGAAGTTTCAACAAACAGAAGAAGTGAAAGCATTAACGCAAGAAGTGATCAAAACTATAAGAGATATAATTAGTTTAAATCCACTTTATCGTGAAAGCTTGCAACAAATGTTACATCAAGGACAACGTGTTGTTGATAATCCTGTTTATTTAAGTGATCTAGGTGCTGCTTTAACTGGAGCTGATGCAGCGGAACTTCAATCTGTTTTAGAAGAAATGgatgtaagtttaaaaaaaattattgtatctaGAATTCTAGACCAAAAAGTGTAATTGACTACGATTTATTGGTGTAATTCCTTCAAACAATAATCCTACCGTAGTTTCGTCGTTCCACTCACTTACTAGTCATTCCCTTACTTCTTATTAGTCGCTCTCTTACTGCCCGTTTGTTACTTTAAGTcgagttcaaaatattttattgttatcaagtggtcatagtgtgcTACAAATTCTCTGTTGCGTTTAAATCGCAAATGCCATTGGACggcttttattttgtttttgatgtttaaaagtACGCTAACATTTTAATGTTTGGCACATGAGAAGCAGACTATTTTTCAGGCTATGCATCCAGATATTCAGATCTtagctttaattttatttttgttttcagattCCCAAAAGGTTAATGCTATCTTTAtcattattgaaaaaagaatatgaattatcaaaattacaacAGAAAATTGGTCGAGAAGTTGAAGAAAAAGTGAAACAAcaacatagaaaatatattttacatgaacaattaaaagtaattaaaaaagaacTAGGCCTGGAAAAAGATGATAAAGATGCTATTGGTGAAAAGTTTCGTGaaagaattaaagaaaaaattgttccgAAAGCCGTTAATGATGTTATCGAAGAagaattaagtaaattaaactttttagaaaGTCATAGTTCAGAATTTAAGTAAGTATTAAATCtattcaaatagaaaatttcaacatatcttCATTGTGAATACGATAAGgcgaaaaaaaactttaaacgtaTGCCAGCTCTCTTTAGCCTTATACAATTTGAAATGATATGAATGTCTTAGAAGTGGGATCAATTATTTATGCTTTGAAGGTCCTAGGCTtgtatcatcattttttttaactgtatcgTGAATCTTGCCAGGGAAAACGCCTTCAAAAAGGGGAGTTTGAAATTGTTGtcatcttttataataatttaaaattaacaaaattaatttttaagcgaAAGTTAAAACGAATGAAGCAATTAAAActtgtaatttgtaatttaatatgaatACATTAGCAcacattaaaacataaaatgttgAGTAAAAAATGATGTATAGAggatattaacaaataattaattctcGAAGTGGGCGGTAGACGAAATATGTTTGAGAACCTCtgaattaaaagaatatttaaaacgaatgaaataataaaacgcTATTACTCTCATACTTCTCtaacaagaattttaaattttagcgtTACAAGAAATTATTTAGATTGGTTAACAACATTACCATGGGGGATATCAAGCTCAGAAAATTTAAGTCTTCAACGTGCAGCTGAAATATTAGAAGAAGATCATTATGGAATGGAAGATATTAAAACGCGTATATTAGAATTTATTGCTGTTAGCCAGTTAAAAGGAAGCACTCAAGgcaaaatattatgtttctaTGGACCACCTGGAGTAGGAAAAACCAGTATCGGTATGGAAATTTAGTTATGCTAACGGTTAATAAGATTTATaagtattcatttaatttatttaataatcctTAATTTTCCAGCTCGTTCAATTGCACGTGCATTAAATCGTGAATATTTCCGGTTTTCTGTTGGTGGAATGACTGACGTTGCCGAAATTAAAGGTCACAGAAGAACGTATGTTGGTGCAATGCCGGGTAAAATaatacaatgtttaaaaaagacaaaaaccGAAAATCCTTTAGTATTGATTGATGAAGTTGATAAAATTGGCAAGTAAGTATACACCGTAATTTACTTTAACatcaattttccaataaatataattgttatttaatattattttaataaacgtaAACCCCCTTCGCTCATTTTGCTAAAACCATTAGTCTTACGACAAAAAGTTTGATGAcatttgatgttttttgtaGGAAATTTCTTAATATGCAAACTTGATAAccaatattttttcgataacagTGACCGATAATGAAATATTcgcaaaaaatcgttttttgtgATCTTTGACCCCGGGTAACTTTTGTAGGCATACGGATCGATGAAGACTTTTTGGATTTTGTTTAGAAccacaatttatttattctttattccCTGGTTTACAAGCATACATACATAAGCTGAAAATGGTCGACGAACATGTTAATTGGGATATCATTGAATAGATATTTGAATATCCTAGCTAAAAAGGATTTATGCTAATTACCACTTTgtgtcgctatgtaaactactggttTCGTTTTTTCGtttctgttttaattttgtatttcggCAGCATCCAAAagatccaaaaaatacaataagatttttgtactttttatttctaacattattctatttttaggGGATATCAAGGAGATCCAAGCTCAGCTTTATTAGAAATGCTTGATCCAGAACAAAATGCCAATTTCTTAGATCATTATTTAGATGTTCCAGTTGATCTTTCGAaggtatttgtttgtttgtttgttttttttttttttttttttttttttatatattttaactaattttttatgggccaaaatatagtttaaacattaaaatttttttaagttgtataatattatactaGGTGCTTCTTTTCAAAACAAGCTAGCTGTAAATTTCTTTAAGggcttttagaaaaaataacccaaggggaaaatttttttatcggaaGGGGCATCCATAAtctaaaatttcatgttttgcATATTCGTAACTAATaagagagtaaaatttttaaaagacagTTATTTTGGATAAAGTAACTatcttaaacaattatttttcccCTTGTATTTTTCCCTTATCAGTTATgacataagtttattttttttaaagattttgtaAATCAGAGACAAATTTAAGGCCTTTGTGAGACTTCTACTTCTGAgtaaaacaacttttacttgGGATCTTTTCACAAAAACTTTTcgtagaataaattttaatttttacaattaattttcttgatcTATCTAAGGCATTAGTTTAACCTTTAACTGATTTTTTGTAACAGAAAatatagtttgaaaaaattattatgaataaattatgtataatggttaaaattttgtttaggtattatttatttgtacagcAAACGTAATCGAT
The Chrysoperla carnea chromosome 4, inChrCarn1.1, whole genome shotgun sequence genome window above contains:
- the LOC123298023 gene encoding lon protease homolog, mitochondrial isoform X1, with the translated sequence MALYSMHSNLIRQVSRTFIKSTKTCYLEYSRLAGSTTRSFLLQKCHSNNRILHDYERRLVFHSFRHFTSKNNNNDDGNRRDEDEVVNSHPHLPATVAVPEVWPHVPVIAIRRNPVFPRFIKLIELTNPQLISLVRRKVKLNQPYCGIFLKKSDENDSDVITKLDEVYSVGTFAQIHEMQDLGDRLRLVVMAHRRIKITGLIKDMEIEVVPEMKLTFPLLNSPSSSMNVFIDDSDPEKRRRKRLSSRPKAAAVKPEIESVKKSDKSEKSLSPPQTQTETTGQTEPKKDATNTIQPVLMVEVENLVHKKFQQTEEVKALTQEVIKTIRDIISLNPLYRESLQQMLHQGQRVVDNPVYLSDLGAALTGADAAELQSVLEEMDIPKRLMLSLSLLKKEYELSKLQQKIGREVEEKVKQQHRKYILHEQLKVIKKELGLEKDDKDAIGEKFRERIKEKIVPKAVNDVIEEELSKLNFLESHSSEFNVTRNYLDWLTTLPWGISSSENLSLQRAAEILEEDHYGMEDIKTRILEFIAVSQLKGSTQGKILCFYGPPGVGKTSIARSIARALNREYFRFSVGGMTDVAEIKGHRRTYVGAMPGKIIQCLKKTKTENPLVLIDEVDKIGKGYQGDPSSALLEMLDPEQNANFLDHYLDVPVDLSKVLFICTANVIDTIPEPLRDRMELIDMSGYVAEEKMAIAKQYLIPQAMKDSGLKSENILIKDDSLQELIKRYCRESGVRNLQKQIDKVVRKVAYRVVKESAQHVEITPENLQDFVGKPVFTHDRMYLTTPAGVVMGLAWTAMGGSTLFIETSTRRPYVLNETNDKDKAKQNSGSLELTGHLGNVMKESANIALTVARNFLHQVDPSNDFLLSNHIHLHVPEGATPKDGPSAGCTIVTALLSLAKNKPIRQNVAMTGEISLMGKILPVGGIKEKIIAAKRVGVNCIILPEENKKDYNDLPKFITEGLETHFVSEYKEIYDICF
- the LOC123298023 gene encoding lon protease homolog, mitochondrial isoform X2, which codes for MALYSMHSNLIRQVSRTFIKSTKTCYLEYSRLAGSTTRSFLLQKCHSNNRILHDYERRLVFHSFRHFTSKNNNNDDGNRRDEDEVVNSHPHLPATVAVPEVWPHVPVIAIRRNPVFPRFIKLIELTNPQLISLVRRKVKLNQPYCGIFLKKSDENDSDVITKLDEVYSVGTFAQIHEMQDLGDRLRLVVMAHRRIKITGLIKDMEIEVVPDDSDPEKRRRKRLSSRPKAAAVKPEIESVKKSDKSEKSLSPPQTQTETTGQTEPKKDATNTIQPVLMVEVENLVHKKFQQTEEVKALTQEVIKTIRDIISLNPLYRESLQQMLHQGQRVVDNPVYLSDLGAALTGADAAELQSVLEEMDIPKRLMLSLSLLKKEYELSKLQQKIGREVEEKVKQQHRKYILHEQLKVIKKELGLEKDDKDAIGEKFRERIKEKIVPKAVNDVIEEELSKLNFLESHSSEFNVTRNYLDWLTTLPWGISSSENLSLQRAAEILEEDHYGMEDIKTRILEFIAVSQLKGSTQGKILCFYGPPGVGKTSIARSIARALNREYFRFSVGGMTDVAEIKGHRRTYVGAMPGKIIQCLKKTKTENPLVLIDEVDKIGKGYQGDPSSALLEMLDPEQNANFLDHYLDVPVDLSKVLFICTANVIDTIPEPLRDRMELIDMSGYVAEEKMAIAKQYLIPQAMKDSGLKSENILIKDDSLQELIKRYCRESGVRNLQKQIDKVVRKVAYRVVKESAQHVEITPENLQDFVGKPVFTHDRMYLTTPAGVVMGLAWTAMGGSTLFIETSTRRPYVLNETNDKDKAKQNSGSLELTGHLGNVMKESANIALTVARNFLHQVDPSNDFLLSNHIHLHVPEGATPKDGPSAGCTIVTALLSLAKNKPIRQNVAMTGEISLMGKILPVGGIKEKIIAAKRVGVNCIILPEENKKDYNDLPKFITEGLETHFVSEYKEIYDICF